CTTTATATTATGGATGACAACGGCAACATTGTTTATGCCCCCGTGAATTCCGTTGTGTATCGAGTAAAAAATGAGTGGCTTAATGAGCCCGCGGGAAGTATTGTAAAGTCCATTCAAAGCAATAGTTACCAGATTATATATAAGAATTCGAAATACACCAACTGGAAGACGATTGGTGTATTTTCATTAAATGAAACGTTACAGGAAGTGGTAAGCATTCGCCATTATTCTATGCTTATTGGAATTTTCACCTTAGTGCTAGCCGTCATTGCCGCCTTCTTTTTTACGTCTTCCATAACCAAACCGCTTAATAAATTACGCCGGTTAATGAAAAGGGCGGAAGAGGGCGATTGGAGTGTTCGCTTTAACAGTAAGTATCATGATGAGATTGGCCAGCTTGGATATAGTTTTAATAATATGATTCAGGAGATTAGTAACTTGATTGATATGGTCTATCTGGAGCAACAAAGAAAGCGGGAAGCTGAACTCAAGACCTTGCAGGCTCAAATTAAACCGCACTTTCTTTATAATACGCTCGATACCATCCATTGGATGGCTCAGGAGCGGGGAGCCCAGGATATTGTTGATATTGTGGCGGCTTTAGCGAATCTTTTTCGCATCGGGTTAAGTAAAGGAAAAGAAATGATTACGGTGCGAGAGGAGCTTGAACATGTGAAAAGTTATTTACTGATTCAAAAAGCGCGTTATGAGGATAAATTGGATTATGAGATTCATTTTGATGACAATGTTCTAGGATATAGTGTTCTTAAGCTCATTCTGCAACCTCTTGTAGAAAATGCCATATACCACGGCATTCACGCACGAAGGGGAAATGGAAAAATTACTATAACAGCTCAATTACGAGACAATAAATTGTATTTTTGCG
This genomic window from Pelorhabdus rhamnosifermentans contains:
- a CDS encoding cache domain-containing sensor histidine kinase — encoded protein: MLIRFKLLLYFFTLILFPIVMLGVLGNIIYSHSMEEQTNLHTAQMIEQVTRNVEFYIHDMENIVYYLSNESLVIEFLRLYNSADNREVIQDQVKELLKNYTAIHPEIAGIMIVNYHDMDISNEMHRLARDPLTEEMWYKRAVSSPKELQLNSKPLGRNIKTNQNYRADEVVSVAKAVVDPASGKYIGVILIDLKLTAIEKVLEDITLGKTGFLYIMDDNGNIVYAPVNSVVYRVKNEWLNEPAGSIVKSIQSNSYQIIYKNSKYTNWKTIGVFSLNETLQEVVSIRHYSMLIGIFTLVLAVIAAFFFTSSITKPLNKLRRLMKRAEEGDWSVRFNSKYHDEIGQLGYSFNNMIQEISNLIDMVYLEQQRKREAELKTLQAQIKPHFLYNTLDTIHWMAQERGAQDIVDIVAALANLFRIGLSKGKEMITVREELEHVKSYLLIQKARYEDKLDYEIHFDDNVLGYSVLKLILQPLVENAIYHGIHARRGNGKITITAQLRDNKLYFCVADNGVGITLEKMKEIEALLYSNKVEALSTSFGIFNVNERIRLSFGAEFGLKFTSTYGVGTKVEVWNPLI